One genomic region from Vicia villosa cultivar HV-30 ecotype Madison, WI unplaced genomic scaffold, Vvil1.0 ctg.001319F_1_1, whole genome shotgun sequence encodes:
- the LOC131634603 gene encoding large ribosomal subunit protein uL16, with product MGRRPARCYRQIKNKPYPKSRFCRGVPDPKIRIYDVGMKKKGVDEFPFCVHLVSWEKENVSSEALEAARIACNKYMTKFAGKDAFHLRVRVHPFHVLRINKMLSCAGADRLQTGMRGAFGKPQGVCARVAIGQVLLSVRCKDSNGQNAQEALRRAKFKFPGRQKIIVSRKWGFTKIDRNDYLKLKSENRILNDGVNAKLLGCHGPLANRQPGRAFINASCNA from the exons ATGGGAAGAA GACCTGCAAGATGTTACCGTCAGATTAAGAATAAACCGTATCCCAAATCTCGTTTCTGTCGTGGTGTTCCTGATCCCAAGATCAGGATTTACGATGTCGGCATGAAGAAGAAGGGTGTGGATGAGTTTCCTTTCTGTGTCCATCTTGTAAGTTGGGAGAAAGAGAATGTCTCAAGTGAGGCACTTGAGGCGGCTAGGATTGCTTGCAACAAGTACATGACAAAGTTTGCTGGAAAGGATGCGTTCCACTTGAGGGTTAGGGTTCACCCTTTCCATGTTCTCAGGATTAACAAGATGCTTTCCTGTGCTGGAGCTGATAGGCTTCAGACTGGTATGCGTGGTGCTTTTGGAAAGCCACAGGGTGTTTGTGCTAGGGTTGCTATTGGGCAAGTGCTCCTCTCGGTTCGTTGCAAGGACAGCAATGGACAGAATGCTCAGGAGGCTCTTCGTAGGGCTAAGTTTAAGTTCCCTGGCCGTCAAAAGATCATTGTCAGCAGGAAGTG GGGATTCACCAAGATTGATCGAAATGATTATTTGAAATTGAAGTCAGAGAACAGGATTCTGAATGATGGTGTGAATGCTAAG CTTCTTGGATGCCATGGACCTCTGGCTAACCGTCAACCTGGAAGAGCTTTTATCAATGCTAGCTGCAATGCTTAG
- the LOC131634600 gene encoding low affinity inorganic phosphate transporter 8, with the protein MATNQGVLSSLDNAKTQSYHYMAIVIAGMGFFTDAYDLFCITAVTKLIGRLYYFDPTGQGPGKLPTNVNNAITGVALCGTLAGQLFFGWLGDKLGRKKVYGITLTTMVGFALASGLSFGSTSKTVVTSLCFFRFWLGFGIGGDYPLSAVIMSEYANQKTRGSFIAAVFAMQGVGILVAGGVAMFVSKIFLSAFPAPDFETDPVLSTQPEGDFVWRIVLMFGAVPAALTYYWRMKMPETARYTALVEGNHKKAAEDMAKVLDKKILFEESNTRIASRPSGSRSYGLFSSEFLNRHGLHLLGTTSTWFLLDIAFYSLQLTQKDIYPASGLVYKASKMNAIEEVFQLSRAMFVVALLATVPGYWCTVFLIDKIGRYRIQLVGFLVMSVCMWFLGHSYRSYRGEESSCKKESKYEYCNGNLIMFAILFGLTLFFANFGPNSTTFIVPAELFPARLRSTCHGISAAAGKSGAIIGAFVVQSHIDNAHDKTKGIKQAIMALSFVNLLGFFCTFLVPETQGRSLEEISGEEKEFQENNAEDETINDEKKGIRITSVDKSPGTSIV; encoded by the coding sequence ATGGCCACCAACCAAGGTGTCCTTTCATCTCTTGACAATGCCAAAACACAAAGCTACCATTACATGGCAATAGTGATAGCAGGAATGGGATTTTTCACCGACGCGTACGATCTCTTCTGCATCACGGCCGTTACAAAGCTTATCGGTCGTCTGTACTACTTCGATCCGACTGGTCAGGGTCCCGGAAAGCTTCCAACAAACGTAAACAACGCAATAACCGGTGTCGCGTTATGCGGCACCCTCGCAGGGCAACTCTTCTTTGGCTGGCTTGGAGACAAACTTGGTAGAAAAAAAGTTTACGGCATAACGCTAACCACAATGGTTGGTTTTGCTTTAGCTTCAGGTCTTTCGTTTGGTTCCACGTCGAAAACCGTGGTTACTAGTCTTTGTTTCTTTAGATTCTGGCTAGGATTCGGCATTGGTGGAGACTATCCACTCTCTGCAGTGATCATGTCGGAGTATGCGAATCAGAAAACAAGAGGCAGTTTTATTGCTGCTGTTTTCGCTATGCAAGGTGTTGGAATATTGGTTGCAGGAGGCGTAGCCATGTTCGTCTCGAAAATATTCTTATCGGCTTTTCCAGCTCCTGATTTCGAAACTGATCCTGTTCTATCTACTCAACCAGAAGGAGATTTTGTATGGAGAATTGTACTCATGTTTGGTGCTGTTCCTGCTGCATTAACTTATTATTGGAGAATGAAAATGCCAGAAACTGCAAGATACACTGCTTTGGTAGAAGGAAATCACAAAAAAGCCGCGGAAGATATGGCCAAAGTTCTTGATAAAAAAATACTTTTCGAAGAATCTAATACCAGAATCGCTAGCAGACCATCCGGTTCACGCTCGTATGGACTCTTCTCTTCCGAGTTTCTTAATCGACACGGCCTTCACCTCTTAGGAACAACTAGCACATGGTTTTTATTGGACATTGCATTCTATAGTCTTCAACTGACACAAAAAGATATTTATCCAGCAAGTGGACTTGTATACAAGGCCTCCAAAATGAATGCTATCGAGGAAGTGTTTCAGCTCTCTCGAGCGATGTTCGTGGTTGCCTTGCTCGCCACGGTACCTGGATACTGGTGCACGGTTTTCCTAATCGACAAGATCGGACGGTACAGAATCCAGCTTGTTGGATTTCTTGTAATGTCAGTTTGTATGTGGTTTCTAGGACACAGTTATAGATCATACAGAGGAGAAGAATCTTCATGCAAGAAAGAATCAAAATACGAATATTGCAATGGAAACCTAATCATGTTTGCTATACTTTTTGGACTTACACTCTTCTTTGCGAACTTTGGACCTAATAGTACTACATTTATAGTCCCGGCCGAGCTCTTCCCTGCGAGGCTCCGTTCGACGTGCCATGGAATATCGGCTGCAGCGGGAAAATCGGGAGCTATCATCGGTGCTTTTGTGGTGCAAAGCCATATAGATAATGCACATGATAAAACAAAAGGGATCAAGCAGGCTATTATGGCGCTTTCGTTTGTAAACTTGCTTGGATTCTTTTGCACTTTCTTGGTGCCTGAAACGCAAGGTCGATCGCTCGAAGAAATATCGGGAGAGGAGAAAGAGTTTCAAGAAAATAATGCTGAAGATGAGACaataaatgatgaaaaaaaggGAATCAGAATCACTAGTGTTGATAAATCTCCAGGAACTTCAATAGTTTAG